In one Chroicocephalus ridibundus chromosome Z, bChrRid1.1, whole genome shotgun sequence genomic region, the following are encoded:
- the UGCG gene encoding ceramide glucosyltransferase isoform X1, which translates to MAVLALALEGLAIFGLILFVVLWLMHFMSIIYTRLHLNKKATDKQPYSKLPGVSLLKPLKGVDPNLINNLETFFELDYPKYEVLLCVQDHDDPAIDVCKKLLGKYPNVDARLFIGGKKVGINPKINNLMPGYEVAKYDLIWICDSGIRVTPDTLTDMANQMTEKVGLVHGLPYVADRQGFAATLEQVYFGTSHPRSYISANLTGFKCVTGMSCLMRKDVLDQAGGLIAFAQYIAEDYFMAKAIADRGWKFAMATQVAMQNSGSYSISQFQSRMIRWAKLRINMLPATIICEPISECFVASLVIGWAAHHVFRWDIMVFFMCHCLAWFIFDYIQLKGVQGGALCFSKLDYAVAWFIRESMTIYIFLSALWDPTISWRTGRYRLRCGGTAEEILDV; encoded by the exons acGCCTCCACCTCAATAAGAAGGCCACAGACAAACAGCCATATAGCAAACTTCCTGGTGTTTCACTACTTAAGCCATTAAAAGGTGTGGATCCTAACCTGATCAACAACTTAGAAACCTTCTTTGAACTGGATTATCCAAAA TATGAAGTGCTACTCTGTGTACAAGATCATGATGATCCAGCTATTGATGTGTGCAAAAAGCTCCTTGGCAAATACCCGAATGTTGATGCTAGATTGTTCATAG GTGGCAAGAAGGTTGGCATCAACCCCAAGATTAACAACTTAATGCCTGGCTATGAAGTTGCCAAATATGATCTCATATGGATTTGTGATAGTGGAATCAGAG TAACGCCAGACACACTGACAGATATGGCCAATCAAATGACTGAAAAAGTAGGCTTGGTCCATGGGCTTCCCTATGTTGCAGACAGACAGGGTTTTGCTGCTACCCTTGAACAA GTTTATTTTGGAACTTCACATCCAAGGTCATATATTTCAGCCAACTTAACTGGCTTTAAGTGTGTGACAGGAATGTCATGCTTGATGAGGAAGGATGTCTTGGACCAAGCAGGAGGACTGATAGCTTTTGCACAATATATTGCTGAAGATTACTTTATGGCCAAAGCTATAGCTGACCG GGGCTGGAAATTTGCGATGGCCACACAAGTTGCAATGCAAAACTCTGGTTCATATTCAATTTCTCAGTTTCAATCCAGAATGATCAG GTGGGCCAAACTGAGAATTAACATGTTGCCTGCCACGATAATTTGTGAGCCAATCTCAGAGTGCTTTGTTGCCAGTCTAGTTATTGGCTGGGCAGCTCATCATGTGTTTAGATGGGATATAATGGTATTTTTCATGTGTCACTGCCTGGCATGGTTTATATTTGACTACATTCAACTAAAAGGAGTTCAG GGTGGTGCTCTGTGTTTTTCAAAACTTGATTATGCAGTAGCTTGGTTCATCAGAGAATCCATGACTATATatattttcctgtctgctttGTGGGACCCCACTATTAGCTGGAGAACGGGACGCTACAGATTACGTTGCGGAGGCACTGCAGAAGAAATTCTTGATGTATAG
- the UGCG gene encoding ceramide glucosyltransferase isoform X2 has protein sequence MRRLHLNKKATDKQPYSKLPGVSLLKPLKGVDPNLINNLETFFELDYPKYEVLLCVQDHDDPAIDVCKKLLGKYPNVDARLFIGGKKVGINPKINNLMPGYEVAKYDLIWICDSGIRVTPDTLTDMANQMTEKVGLVHGLPYVADRQGFAATLEQVYFGTSHPRSYISANLTGFKCVTGMSCLMRKDVLDQAGGLIAFAQYIAEDYFMAKAIADRGWKFAMATQVAMQNSGSYSISQFQSRMIRWAKLRINMLPATIICEPISECFVASLVIGWAAHHVFRWDIMVFFMCHCLAWFIFDYIQLKGVQGGALCFSKLDYAVAWFIRESMTIYIFLSALWDPTISWRTGRYRLRCGGTAEEILDV, from the exons acGCCTCCACCTCAATAAGAAGGCCACAGACAAACAGCCATATAGCAAACTTCCTGGTGTTTCACTACTTAAGCCATTAAAAGGTGTGGATCCTAACCTGATCAACAACTTAGAAACCTTCTTTGAACTGGATTATCCAAAA TATGAAGTGCTACTCTGTGTACAAGATCATGATGATCCAGCTATTGATGTGTGCAAAAAGCTCCTTGGCAAATACCCGAATGTTGATGCTAGATTGTTCATAG GTGGCAAGAAGGTTGGCATCAACCCCAAGATTAACAACTTAATGCCTGGCTATGAAGTTGCCAAATATGATCTCATATGGATTTGTGATAGTGGAATCAGAG TAACGCCAGACACACTGACAGATATGGCCAATCAAATGACTGAAAAAGTAGGCTTGGTCCATGGGCTTCCCTATGTTGCAGACAGACAGGGTTTTGCTGCTACCCTTGAACAA GTTTATTTTGGAACTTCACATCCAAGGTCATATATTTCAGCCAACTTAACTGGCTTTAAGTGTGTGACAGGAATGTCATGCTTGATGAGGAAGGATGTCTTGGACCAAGCAGGAGGACTGATAGCTTTTGCACAATATATTGCTGAAGATTACTTTATGGCCAAAGCTATAGCTGACCG GGGCTGGAAATTTGCGATGGCCACACAAGTTGCAATGCAAAACTCTGGTTCATATTCAATTTCTCAGTTTCAATCCAGAATGATCAG GTGGGCCAAACTGAGAATTAACATGTTGCCTGCCACGATAATTTGTGAGCCAATCTCAGAGTGCTTTGTTGCCAGTCTAGTTATTGGCTGGGCAGCTCATCATGTGTTTAGATGGGATATAATGGTATTTTTCATGTGTCACTGCCTGGCATGGTTTATATTTGACTACATTCAACTAAAAGGAGTTCAG GGTGGTGCTCTGTGTTTTTCAAAACTTGATTATGCAGTAGCTTGGTTCATCAGAGAATCCATGACTATATatattttcctgtctgctttGTGGGACCCCACTATTAGCTGGAGAACGGGACGCTACAGATTACGTTGCGGAGGCACTGCAGAAGAAATTCTTGATGTATAG